In Halobaculum magnesiiphilum, the following proteins share a genomic window:
- a CDS encoding V-type ATP synthase subunit E → MSLETVVEDIRDEAHARAEDIREEAEERAQEIVAEAEEEAESIVEEREQAVERQIEQEREQTLSAAKLEAKQQRLEARRDVLADVRERTEAAIADLEGEEREELTRALLDAAAPEFDDGETVSVYGRADDEDLLTDVLDDYDGWSYAGERECLGGVVVESEESRVRVNNTFDSVLEAVWEDNLKELSDRLFDDE, encoded by the coding sequence ATGAGTCTGGAGACAGTCGTCGAAGACATCCGAGACGAGGCCCACGCGCGTGCGGAGGACATCCGTGAAGAGGCCGAAGAGCGCGCCCAGGAGATCGTCGCGGAGGCCGAGGAGGAGGCCGAGAGTATCGTCGAGGAACGAGAACAAGCGGTCGAGCGGCAGATCGAACAGGAGCGTGAGCAGACGCTCTCCGCGGCGAAGCTGGAGGCGAAACAGCAGCGACTCGAGGCGCGCCGGGACGTGCTCGCCGACGTGCGCGAGCGGACCGAGGCGGCCATCGCCGACCTCGAGGGCGAGGAGCGCGAGGAGCTGACCCGCGCGCTGCTCGATGCGGCGGCCCCCGAGTTCGACGACGGCGAGACGGTCTCCGTCTACGGGCGCGCCGACGACGAGGACCTGCTGACCGACGTGCTCGACGACTACGACGGCTGGTCGTACGCCGGCGAGCGAGAGTGTCTCGGCGGCGTCGTCGTCGAGAGCGAGGAGTCGCGCGTCCGTGTGAACAACACGTTCGACTCGGTCCTCGAGGCGGTCTGGGAGGACAACCTCAAGGAGCTGAGCGACCGACTGTTCGACGATGAGTAG
- a CDS encoding V-type ATP synthase subunit F gives MSQEIAVIGSPEFTTGFRLAGVRKCANVPEDEKDDRLDEAVEETLADDDVGIVVMRDADLDHLSRTVRRDVEGSVEPVLVTLGGGAGSGLREQIKRAIGIDLMDEDE, from the coding sequence ATGAGTCAGGAGATCGCGGTAATCGGCAGCCCCGAGTTCACCACCGGCTTCCGGCTCGCCGGCGTCCGAAAGTGTGCGAACGTCCCCGAGGACGAGAAGGACGACCGCCTCGACGAGGCCGTCGAGGAGACGCTCGCGGACGACGACGTCGGCATCGTCGTGATGCGCGACGCTGACCTCGACCACCTCTCGCGGACCGTCCGCAGGGACGTGGAGGGGAGCGTGGAACCGGTACTGGTCACGCTCGGCGGCGGCGCCGGGAGCGGCCTACGCGAACAGATCAAGAGAGCCATCGGGATCGACCTGATGGACGAGGACGAGTGA
- a CDS encoding V-type ATP synthase subunit I, which yields MLRPERMSKVSVTGSKAYMESVIEAVHELNLLHVTEYGGGWEGFVQGNPQSGAEDAADKLVTVRSLKSMLGVEDDEAGPTRVLDDDELTGELEELREEVNALDDRRDEIRSQLRSVEERIEAVEPFAELGIDLDLLQGYDFLQVAVGEGDRDAVERAVLDAPGLTEYQVFGDDVIAVFARPERDADESALTDALVSAEFAAHEVPDVEGDSVSPEAYVDDLESQRQSLESDLESVEAEIEAVRADAAGFLLAAEEKLAIEVQKSEAPLSYATTRNAFVAEGWIPTDSYTEFKSAVQDAIGSHVEIEEIERASFGADGEVQVREDVPPAVEDAGPEEGAEATADGESEQRRAVADGGGSVVMRNDDPPVVQDNPGLVSPFEVLVQAVGRPNYREFDPSVILFLTFPAFFGFMIGDLGYGILYTAIGYFLYSNFDSKAFKSMGGVTIAAGLFTAVFGVFYGEFFGLHVISTYFWEGVVGLSSAPIHKGLQPADIYWAQAWLVVSTVVALFHLNIGYVFGFLEELEFHGAKAAITEKGSWLLGMNGLWLFVFSRLYEAKKPAFIFTVFDGSGAAPEASGEFASTAFALGFNGFSPTVGMLGLGLFALGALLLVLGAPAEILEIFDVLVNVLSYTRIAAVLLAKAGMAFVVNLLFFGAYQTADGEFHFMLTHGPEYYAAEYGREAIMFGGLVHGGAAALVGGLVILVLGHLLVLALGVTSAGLQAVRLEYYEFFSKFFEGGGTEYEPFGSERRFTVNE from the coding sequence GGGCGCGGAGGACGCGGCCGACAAGCTGGTCACCGTCCGGTCGCTGAAGTCCATGCTCGGCGTCGAGGACGACGAGGCGGGTCCGACCCGCGTGCTCGACGACGACGAGCTGACGGGCGAGCTCGAGGAGCTCCGCGAGGAGGTCAACGCGCTCGACGACCGGCGCGACGAGATCCGCTCGCAGCTCCGGTCCGTCGAGGAGCGCATCGAGGCGGTCGAGCCCTTCGCGGAGCTGGGTATCGACCTCGACCTGCTGCAGGGGTACGACTTCCTCCAGGTCGCGGTCGGCGAGGGCGACCGTGACGCCGTCGAGCGCGCCGTGCTCGACGCGCCCGGGCTCACCGAGTACCAGGTGTTCGGCGACGACGTGATCGCCGTCTTCGCGCGCCCCGAGCGTGACGCCGACGAGAGCGCCCTCACGGACGCGCTGGTGAGCGCCGAGTTCGCCGCCCACGAGGTACCCGACGTCGAGGGCGACAGCGTCTCGCCGGAGGCGTACGTCGACGACCTGGAGAGCCAGCGACAGTCGCTGGAGTCGGACCTCGAATCGGTCGAGGCCGAGATCGAGGCGGTGCGGGCGGACGCGGCCGGCTTCCTGCTGGCCGCCGAGGAGAAGCTCGCTATCGAGGTACAGAAGTCGGAGGCTCCCCTGTCGTACGCGACGACGCGCAACGCGTTCGTCGCCGAGGGGTGGATCCCCACCGACAGCTACACCGAGTTCAAGTCGGCGGTGCAGGACGCCATCGGTAGCCACGTCGAGATCGAGGAGATCGAGCGCGCGTCCTTCGGCGCGGACGGCGAGGTGCAGGTCCGCGAGGACGTGCCGCCGGCCGTCGAGGACGCCGGTCCCGAGGAGGGCGCCGAGGCGACCGCCGACGGCGAGTCCGAGCAGCGACGCGCGGTCGCGGACGGCGGCGGCTCGGTCGTCATGCGCAACGACGACCCGCCGGTCGTCCAGGACAACCCCGGGCTCGTCTCCCCGTTCGAGGTGCTCGTGCAGGCGGTCGGGCGCCCGAACTACCGCGAGTTCGACCCGTCGGTGATCCTGTTCCTCACGTTCCCGGCGTTCTTCGGGTTCATGATCGGCGACCTCGGGTACGGGATCCTCTACACCGCGATCGGCTACTTCCTGTACTCGAACTTCGACTCGAAGGCGTTCAAGTCCATGGGGGGCGTCACCATCGCCGCGGGGCTGTTCACCGCGGTGTTCGGCGTCTTCTACGGCGAGTTCTTCGGGCTGCACGTCATCTCGACGTACTTCTGGGAGGGCGTCGTCGGCCTCTCCAGCGCTCCGATCCACAAGGGGCTCCAGCCCGCTGACATCTACTGGGCGCAGGCGTGGCTCGTCGTCTCGACGGTCGTCGCCCTGTTCCACCTGAACATCGGGTACGTCTTCGGCTTCCTCGAGGAGCTCGAGTTCCACGGGGCGAAGGCGGCGATCACCGAGAAGGGCTCGTGGCTGCTGGGCATGAACGGCCTCTGGCTGTTCGTGTTCAGCCGGCTGTACGAGGCGAAGAAGCCCGCGTTCATCTTCACCGTCTTCGACGGCTCGGGCGCGGCGCCGGAAGCGTCCGGCGAGTTCGCCTCCACGGCGTTCGCGCTCGGCTTCAACGGGTTCTCGCCGACCGTCGGCATGCTCGGGCTCGGGCTGTTCGCCCTGGGCGCGCTCCTGCTGGTGCTCGGCGCGCCGGCGGAGATCCTCGAGATCTTCGACGTGCTCGTGAACGTGCTGAGCTACACTCGTATCGCCGCGGTGCTGCTCGCGAAGGCGGGGATGGCGTTCGTCGTCAACCTCCTGTTCTTCGGGGCGTACCAGACGGCCGACGGCGAGTTCCACTTCATGCTCACCCACGGCCCCGAGTACTACGCCGCCGAGTACGGTCGCGAGGCGATCATGTTCGGCGGGCTGGTCCACGGCGGCGCGGCGGCGCTCGTGGGCGGCCTGGTGATCCTCGTGCTCGGGCACCTGCTCGTGCTCGCGCTGGGCGTCACCTCCGCCGGCCTACAGGCGGTCCGTCTCGAGTACTACGAGTTCTTCTCGAAGTTCTTCGAGGGCGGCGGCACGGAGTACGAGCCGTTCGGCAGCGAGCGGCGCTTCACCGTCAACGAGTAA
- a CDS encoding V-type ATP synthase subunit C: MSSRAGTSNPEYVNARVRSRRASLFEEDDYRKLVRMSPAEIARFMEESPAYEEEINALGSRFSGVDLIEYALNASLADDFEDILRWCEGELYGHVARYLRKFDAWNVKTVLRGIYSDTEREAVADDLIRAGEFDDRLLDRLLDAGSIEEAVEVLDRTVFGDSLAAALDDYKSSGVLVPLENAVDRAYYELLRTDDLSGEALSEYREFLEAEIDFRNAINALRLARSGADLNPSQYFIEGGVLFSASELRQLASNTDELIARIRESRYGEQLSDALTELEEAESLIGFEHALEAALLEYADSLGLVHPLSVTPVVSYVLAKEREVDNIRAIARGKEAGLGPEEIESELVIL, encoded by the coding sequence ATGAGTAGCCGCGCCGGCACGTCGAACCCCGAGTACGTGAACGCCCGCGTCCGATCGCGACGGGCGTCGCTGTTCGAGGAGGACGACTATCGGAAGCTGGTCAGGATGAGCCCGGCGGAGATCGCCCGGTTCATGGAGGAATCGCCGGCGTACGAGGAGGAGATCAACGCGCTCGGGTCGCGGTTCTCGGGCGTCGACCTCATCGAGTACGCGCTGAACGCGAGCCTCGCCGACGACTTCGAGGACATCCTCCGCTGGTGTGAGGGTGAGCTGTACGGGCACGTCGCCCGCTACCTCCGCAAGTTCGACGCGTGGAACGTGAAGACCGTTCTGCGGGGCATCTACTCGGACACCGAGCGCGAAGCCGTCGCCGACGACCTCATCCGCGCCGGCGAGTTCGACGACCGGCTGCTCGACCGGCTCCTGGACGCGGGGAGCATCGAGGAGGCCGTCGAGGTGCTCGATCGGACCGTCTTCGGCGACTCGCTCGCGGCCGCGCTCGACGACTACAAGTCGTCTGGCGTGCTGGTGCCGCTGGAGAACGCGGTCGACCGCGCGTACTACGAACTGCTCCGCACGGACGACCTCTCCGGCGAGGCGCTGTCGGAGTACCGCGAGTTCCTCGAGGCGGAGATCGACTTCCGCAACGCGATCAACGCCCTGCGGCTGGCCCGCTCGGGCGCCGACCTGAACCCCTCGCAGTACTTCATCGAGGGCGGCGTCCTGTTCTCGGCGTCCGAGCTCCGCCAGCTCGCGTCCAACACCGACGAACTGATCGCCCGTATCCGCGAGTCGCGGTACGGCGAGCAGCTCTCGGACGCGTTGACCGAGCTCGAGGAGGCCGAGAGCCTCATCGGGTTCGAGCACGCGCTGGAGGCGGCGCTGTTGGAGTACGCGGACTCGCTCGGGCTGGTCCACCCGCTGTCGGTGACACCCGTCGTGTCGTACGTGCTCGCGAAGGAGCGCGAGGTCGACAACATCCGCGCCATCGCGCGCGGGAAGGAGGCCGGCCTCGGCCCCGAGGAGATCGAATCCGAGCTGGTGATCCTATGA
- a CDS encoding ATP synthase subunit A, with translation MSQATETETTEGTGRIKSVSGPVVKAVDLDARMNDVVYVGDEGLMGEVIEIEGDVTTIQVYEETSGVAPGEPVENTGEPLSVDLGPGMLDAIYDGVQRPLDVLEEKMDSAFLDRGVDAPGIDLEKEWEFTPEVEAGDSVEPGDIVGVVPETVTIDHKVMVPPDYEGGVVESAEEGEFTVDDPVVTLENGEEIAMRQEWPVREQRPTVEKRTPRTPLVSGQRILDGLFPIAKGGTAAIPGPFGSGKTVTQHSLAKFADADIVVYVGCGERGNEMTEVIEDFPELEDPKTGNSLMARTSLIANTSNMPVAARESCVYTGITIAEYYRDMGYDVALMADSTSRWAEAMREISSRLEEMPGEEGYPAYLAARLAEFYERAGYFENLNGTEGSVSAIGAVSPPGGDFSEPVTQNTLRIVKTFWALDADLAERRHFPAINWNESYSLYQDQLDPWFKENVAEDWPEKRQWAVDVLDEEGELQEIVQLVGKDALPEDQQLTLEIARYLREGYLQQNAFIDVDMYCPPEKTYAILSTIQTYNDEAFDALDAGVPIEDITSIDAAPKLNRIATQEDWEEFVEELQADITEQLRSLY, from the coding sequence ATGAGTCAGGCAACCGAAACCGAGACGACCGAAGGAACCGGACGCATCAAGAGCGTGAGCGGCCCGGTCGTGAAGGCCGTCGATCTCGACGCCCGGATGAACGACGTCGTCTACGTGGGCGACGAAGGGCTGATGGGCGAGGTCATCGAGATCGAGGGCGACGTCACGACCATTCAGGTGTACGAGGAGACTTCCGGGGTTGCCCCCGGCGAGCCCGTCGAGAACACGGGCGAACCCCTCTCCGTCGACCTGGGCCCCGGCATGCTGGACGCCATCTACGACGGCGTGCAGCGCCCGCTCGACGTGCTGGAGGAGAAGATGGACAGCGCGTTCCTCGACCGCGGGGTCGACGCGCCCGGCATCGACCTGGAGAAGGAGTGGGAGTTCACTCCCGAGGTCGAGGCCGGCGACAGCGTCGAACCCGGCGACATCGTCGGCGTCGTGCCCGAGACGGTCACCATCGACCACAAGGTCATGGTGCCGCCGGACTACGAGGGCGGCGTCGTCGAGAGCGCCGAGGAGGGCGAGTTCACCGTCGACGACCCCGTCGTCACGCTGGAGAACGGCGAGGAGATCGCGATGCGCCAGGAGTGGCCGGTGCGCGAGCAGCGCCCGACCGTCGAGAAGCGCACCCCGCGCACCCCGCTGGTGTCGGGCCAGCGCATCCTCGACGGCCTCTTCCCCATCGCCAAGGGCGGTACCGCGGCGATCCCGGGGCCGTTCGGCTCCGGAAAGACGGTCACCCAGCACAGCCTCGCCAAGTTCGCCGACGCCGACATCGTCGTGTACGTCGGCTGCGGCGAGCGCGGCAACGAGATGACCGAGGTCATCGAGGACTTCCCCGAGCTGGAGGACCCGAAGACGGGCAACTCGCTGATGGCCCGCACCTCGCTCATCGCGAACACCTCGAACATGCCCGTCGCCGCCCGCGAGTCGTGCGTATACACCGGCATCACCATCGCCGAATACTACCGCGACATGGGCTACGACGTGGCGCTCATGGCCGACTCCACCTCGCGGTGGGCGGAGGCCATGCGCGAGATCTCCTCCCGGCTGGAGGAGATGCCCGGCGAGGAGGGGTACCCCGCGTACCTCGCCGCGCGCCTCGCGGAGTTCTACGAGCGCGCCGGCTACTTCGAGAACCTCAACGGCACCGAGGGCTCCGTGTCGGCGATCGGCGCGGTCAGCCCGCCCGGCGGCGACTTCTCCGAGCCGGTCACCCAGAACACGCTGCGTATCGTGAAGACGTTCTGGGCGCTGGACGCCGACCTCGCCGAGCGTCGGCACTTCCCGGCGATCAACTGGAACGAGTCGTACTCGCTGTACCAGGACCAGCTCGACCCCTGGTTCAAGGAGAACGTCGCCGAGGACTGGCCGGAGAAGCGCCAGTGGGCGGTCGACGTGCTCGACGAGGAGGGCGAGCTCCAGGAGATCGTCCAGCTCGTCGGGAAGGACGCCCTGCCGGAGGACCAGCAGCTCACCCTCGAGATCGCGCGCTACCTGCGTGAGGGGTACCTCCAGCAGAACGCCTTCATCGACGTGGACATGTACTGTCCGCCCGAGAAGACGTACGCGATCCTCTCGACGATCCAGACGTACAACGACGAGGCGTTCGACGCGCTCGACGCCGGCGTCCCGATCGAGGACATCACG
- a CDS encoding F0F1 ATP synthase subunit C, with protein sequence MLEIAPELANVVLQEGSNAPAIPSASAAALAVGLAAFGAGYAERGIGSAAVGAVAEDEDLFVTGLIFTVLPETLVILALVTIFLV encoded by the coding sequence ATGCTCGAAATCGCACCCGAACTCGCTAACGTTGTACTGCAGGAAGGTAGTAACGCCCCGGCCATCCCGTCCGCGTCCGCCGCGGCGCTGGCGGTCGGTCTGGCCGCCTTCGGCGCCGGCTATGCCGAGCGCGGCATCGGCTCGGCCGCCGTCGGCGCCGTCGCCGAGGACGAGGACCTGTTCGTCACGGGCCTGATCTTCACGGTCCTGCCCGAGACCCTCGTCATTCTCGCACTGGTCACTATCTTCCTGGTCTAA